The window CTGTACCTGTGGAATCTGTCGATCAACGGCGGCTGCACTGGTTTCCGGGCAATCACATCCTGCACGTCAGTCAGCCGGAGTACTTGCGGCGCACCAACCGTTTCCTGGGTCCGCTGATGTGGGATCAGCCGGAGGCGCGTCTCAGTTCTTGACCGCGCGGACCAGCCGCACGCTGTCGATCATGTTGCTCTCGTCGGCCTCCGGCGGCGGCACCGCGCGTCCGTTCGAGATCAGGTAATCGCTCAGGGTGGTTTCGGTGGCGGTCCAACTCCGGTCGGAGAACCATTGTGCGGCGGGGGCGTGCTGCTCGTTGTAGATCATCTGCCACCATTCGCCGCGGTGGTCGGGTATCTCCTTGCCCTCCTCGCGCTTTGCGCTGAAGGCAGCGTTGTCCATTGGCCTGCCTTCTTCGATACCGACGTGGCTGCCGCTTGCAGCCAGCGAGTCGATACCGGTGAACAGTTGCGCCTGGGCGGTCGCGGGAAGATAGACCAACAGACCCTCGGCAATCCACGCCGACGGTTCATCGGGCCGGAAACCACTGTCCCGCAGTGCTTGCGGCCATTCGTCGCGCAGGTCGACGGCGACCTCTCGCCGCTCAGCCTTGGGCGCGTCACCGTGGGCGGCCAGCGTCTCGCGTCGGAAGTCCAGCACCTGGGGCTGATCGAGTTCGAAAACGATTGCGCCGGGCGCCCACTCGAGCCGGTACGGGCGTGAGTCCAGGCCGGCGGCCAACAGCACGATCTGGCGGACGCCGGCTGCGGTGACGTCACGGAAGTAGGCGTCGAAAAATCGGGTGCGCGCCGCCTGGAAATTGACAAAGTGTCGTCCAAAGTCCGGCGTCTGCAGCGGATGCTCAGGCGCGGCCCCGTCCAGCAGGGCGGCCCATGGGCCGCCGGCAGCCCGACAGAACACCTCCGCGTAGGAGTCGACAGCCAGCGGGTCGGGCTTCTGCGCCTCCAGTGCTCGTGCGGCCGCGACGAGCAAGGCCGTCGAGCCGACGCTGGTGGTGATGTCCCAGGTGTCGTTGTCAGATCGCACGACCGCGAGAGTACGCGCCGATTCTGACAGTTCTCAGACCAGCGGGCGTCCGGTGCGGATGTGCCAATCGAGGTCGTGCAGCAGCACGTTGAACGGGAGCGCCCGCACGAATCGTGGTGCGAGGTTGTTGGCGAAGCCAATGCCGCCTGGCTGTTCACTGATCGTCACTGGCGCCTCACCTGCCGTTTAATCTGAAAGCGAGCGTTTCCGGATATCGCCGGTTGCTCGATGATTCGAAACGGAAACGATGTTCGTGCCATCGGTTTGACTACTGAATCCGGCAGCGGCCTCGTCGGATTGGCGACATGCCGGACTCAGTAGGTGACCGTTTACCGCGACGCACGGAGCCCGCGGGTCGCCCGATTACTTCGCGTCGTCACCCGAGCTACCCGGTGACGCAGGCCCCTGCTTCTTCGTGAAGATGTCCTTCAGTTTTTCGCCGGCCTCCCGCAGTTTTTCGCCGGCCTCCTCCGCCACCTTTTCGCCGGCCTCCCGCAGTTTTTCGCCGGCCTCTTTTAGTTTTTCGCCGGCCTCCTTCAGCTTTTCGCCGGCCTCCTCCGCCACTTTTTCGCTGGCTTCCCGCAGTTTTTCGCCGGCCTCCTTCAGTTTTTCGCCGGCGTGTTCAGCGCTCTTGTCACCGGAAACCTCACCGACCGCTTCGTTGGCCGTACCGCCAAGCTCAGGGAGCTTGTCTGCCGCGTTATCCGAATCGCTCACTTGCCTGCCTGCTCCTCATTTACGGGAATCGACCGGGTGGCCGAAGCCTCGGGCTGAGGCTACCGCGTCTTCACGGTGTCCGTCGGGTCAAAGCTTCCGCGAAGGCCCCAACGCGGGCAAGGACTCAAACGCTGCGACTTGCATCGGTCCTTCGACTCGCTCTCGGTTGGGATTAATCGCCGGCGGTTTCCTGCTCGTCGAGGTACTCAGCAGTATGGACAGCCGCTGCCTCTCAACGCCTGGCGCCGTCTCTGCCCGATCCGGGCCGCGCCACAAACGGTGACATCATGGACAGGGTGCCCGCCGTATCCAGCGCTTTCGCCTCCGACAACGCCGCCCCCGCACACCCGAAGGCCCTCGAAGCAATCCTGGCCGCCAACCACGGCACCATCCCGTCCTACGGCAGTGACCCGATCACCCAGCGCGCGGCTGATCGCATCAAAGAGACCTTCGCCTCCCCCGCCGCCGACGTCTTGTTTACCTTCACCGGCACCGGCGCCAACATCATCGCGCTGGCCTCCGCGGTCCGACCCTGGCACGAGATCCTCTGCAGCGACGTCGCGCACGCCCTGCTCGATGAGGCCGGCGGTCCCGTCCTGGTCTCGGGCGCCAGCCTGCTCGCGCTGCCCAGCGACGACGGCATCATCGACCCGGCCCTGTTGGATCGTCGCATCACCCGCCGCGGTGACGTGCACCACTCCCAGCCGCGCATCGTCACCATCACCCAGTCCACCGAGAACGGCCGTGTCTGGCAACCCGATGCAATCGCGGAGTTCGTCGATCACGCCCACGACCTCGACCTGCTGGTCCACGTCGACGGCGCCCGCGTCGCCAATGCCATTGCCGCCCTCGGCGTCCCACCGGCACAAGCCGTCGGGGACGCCGACATCGTCACCATCGGCGGCACCAAGAACGGCATGCTGTTCGGCGACGCGATCCTGGTGCGCCGCCCCGAACACTTCACCGGCATCGAGTTCGTCCAGAAACAGATCGGCCACCTGGCCAGTAAACACCGTTACGTATCAGCACAATTCGACGCCATGCTGGCCGACGGCGCCTGGCTTCGGGCCGCCGCCCACGCCAACGCCATGGCCGCCCGGCTCAGCGCCGGCATCACCAGCCTCGGCCTGCATCTGAGCTCCCCCACCGAAGCCAACGAGGTGTTCGTCGACCTCCCGTTCGAGGCGCTGACCGCCGTGCGGGAACACTTCGCTGTCCACGCGCCCGACCCGCACAAGCCGGCGGTAAGGTTCGTCTGTTCGTGGGCCACGACCGACGACGACGTCGACGCCGCACTACGAGCACTGTCGGAAGCCCAGGATCGCATCATCTAGGGAGCGACGGGATGTCAGTCACCACGGTGTATCCGGCCGGTAATCCCGCGCAGCCGCACCACCTCCGCGGTCACCGGGTCCAGCGACCGCAGCCGCGGACTGCGTAGCGTTGCGGGCGCTGCTGTCCGGCCTGTTTTCGTGGCTCTGACGCATTCGCCGTGCACGGCCTACCGCCGAATGGCACGGACTACATGTCGCAGCTTCCCATTGCGGGAATTCACTTCGGGGCGCTGGTCGGCCAGCTCGATCGTCACCGGACCGGCTCCCTGGGCGGCGATGAAACCTGTGAGCCGTCGGTTTACCTCCGTCCACACCGTGGACCGGTCGCTGCTGGCATCTTCGTCAAATCGGATGGTGAGGCCTGCGGGCGCGGTCTGGAGGATCTGATAGCGCAACACACCGGGTGTCTCCTCGACCACGGTGGCGATTGCCATGGGAATCAGCACCACCTCACCGCCCTCTCGCGCAGGGAGTTTCAGCAGCTCGTCGGTCCGTCCCTCCGGCGTCACCGTCGGCAACGGACTGCCGCATGGGCACGGATCGGCACCGATGACGACACTGTCGCCCATCTCGTACCGGATCAGCGGCTGAACGTAGTTGGCCAGGTTGGTCAGCAGCAGCGAGTCGGATCGCTGCCCGGCCGGCACGACTTCGCCGGAGGCGTCGATGGGCTCGACGAGATACCAGTCGGTGTTCAGGTGCAGATTGCCCACGCGACAGGGCAGTGACAGCGGCGTGGCTTCCGAAGCATTGTAGGTCTCGGTCACTGTGCAGCCGAACACCTCCCGTGCGCGCTGTCGCACGCTGGGCAGCAGCAGTTCACCGCCGCTGGAGATGACGAGCGGATGGATGTTGAGCCGCCCAGCCTCCTGCTCGCCGATGAGCACACTGAGCGCGCTCGCATAGGTGCCCAGCAGCACCGGTTGGAATTCGTTGAGGTTGGCGACGAGTTCCGGCAGGGGATCAAGTACCGAGAAGAAGCGAGAGTAGCGGCGCCGCACCGGATGTGCGCGCAGCCGACGTTCGAACATCACGGTCGACACGAAATGCCCGCCGGTGGCGAACACCGCGGCTTGGCGCGCCCCGCGGCCGAGGACTCGAAGGAGCAGCCCTGGCGGCAACACCCCGGCCGAACGGGCATAGGTCAGCCCGAACATGACCGCCATCGCCCGACGATCCTGGATCAGCAGCGCCGGCTCGGCCGTCGACCCGGACGTGGTGAAGACGACGTATTCGCCGAACAGGTCCCGTCCGATATTGGCGGGATCGGCAACGAACGCCGAGACACCGGTCCTCGTCAACCGGGGATCGGTCACCCACTCGTCGAAGCGGGCCATCAGTTCAGCCTTGGACACCGCCGGAAGCGACGGCAGGGCGGCCAAACTCACCGGACCATCAGGGACACCCCGGTAGTGCTCGGCGTAGAACCCCGAATGAGTGCGGGCGTGCGCGACCAGCGCCTGCAACCGTGGCGGTTGTCGGGCCGCGACCGCCCCGGCGCCCCCATGCGTGGTCCGCCAGGCGTCCCAGGCAACCCCGAAAGCCTTCATACCGCCACCAACGTACGACACAAGCAGCGCCATGGGGGTCCCGGTGCTATTGGACGGTTTGTCGGCTCAGGGGGCGGCGCGGCGGCTGACGGCCGACGGGCCCGGGCCGGACCACCAGGCCGGCTGTATCACCAGACGCGAGCTGCAGACCATGCCTGCCGAGGATCTGAGCTCAACATAGATCCGGCTCTGTTCGGTGGTCTTCGAGGCCGAGCAGATCGATCCCAAGGTCATGGACGCGTCGCCGCGAGGCGTCGACGAACCCATATTCGGTCCACGGGTACTGGCGATTGCTTGCCGGCAGGGGGCGTCGGTGCTCGCGACGACGATCTGTGTCTACCCGTGGGCCATGTGGAGCCATCACGGCGACGACGTGGTGCGTTCCGTCACCTTCGCGACGCTTCTCATCGGCAACGTAGCCCTCATCTTAGTGAACCGCTTCTGGCGGCTTACTATGTGGCGAACCTTCCGGGAGCGTCGCAACGCTGCGCACAAGTGGATCTTCGCGGGCGCCCCTGCCTTTCTCATCCTGATCCTGACGGTGCCGGCGTTGCGCCACGCCTTCAACTTCAGCCCGCTGCCACCACTCGGCTGGCTCATCGCGGTGGGCGCCGGTGTTTCCGGCGTCGCGTGGTTCGAGATCTACAAAGCCGTTGCCACCCGTCGGCCGAAAGTAGTGTGAAATCATGAAAAAAGTCCCAGCGGTCTCGGTGGGTCTGCAGATCGGCACGCAACCTCCGCTGAGCGCGCTGCGTGCCTTTCTGCTCGGAGCGCGGGTGATGCGACTCGACTCGGTGATGGTCATCGACCACTTCCAGAACATCTTCCCCACCGCGATCTGGGATCGCGAACTGACTTGGCTTGCCGCGCAACGCTCAACCCCGCACGAATTCTTCGACTACCAGGTCCTGCTGGGCCATCTCGCCTCCCGCGTCGGGTCCCTACGGGTGGGAGTGGGGGTAACCGAACCCATCCGGCGCCATCCACTGGTCATCGCCCAGGCAGGGCTCCGGCGTTGTTGATTTACGGGTCCGTGACCTGGGCTGATGGTTATTCGGTGACACGCCGTCGAGGCTGGTGGGCAGGCACGGGCGGTCCGAGGACGATGGAGTTGCTCAGACCTCATCGATCACTCGGAGTTGCCCGTGCCTGCCCTGTCAGTATCACCCGTGGACTCGATCACCGAGGCGTTGGCTCGCTGGCAATCCGGCGAACGCGTCCGTGTGCTGCGCACCGAGCTGTTGGACGTGCTGGCGCAGGTTCCTGATCCACGTGATGCACGTGGCGTGAGGTACTCATTGATGGCGCTGTTGGCGGTGGCGATCCTGGCTACGGCGGCCGGCATGCGCTCCTACGCGGGGTTCGCCACGTGGGCAGCGAGTGCACCGCAGGATGTTCTCGCGCAGTTGGGTATTCGGTATCGACGCCCGAGCGAGAAGACGTTTCGGACCGTACTGTCGCGTCTGGATGCCGCCGACCTGGACCGCCGCCTCGGTGCATACTTCACCGCGCTGGCTGTCGCGCAGTCCGCCGCCGGCGACGCGCTGTTGGTGGTGGCGCTGGATGGCAAGACGTTGCGAGGAGCACGCCGCGCCGGAGCGGCGGCGGTCCATGTGGTGTCGGTGTTCGCCCATCACGCCCGGCTGGTGCTCGGGCAGCTCGCCGTCGCGGACAAGAGCAACGAAATACCCTGCGTCCGTGCGCTACTCAGACTGTTTGGGCACGTCCGGCTCCTGGTGACCATCGACGCAATGCATACCCAGACCAAGACCGCCAAGCTGATCTGCAGCACCCTGAAATCCCACTACCTGATGACGGTGAAGTCGAATCAGCCCAGCCTGCTGGCCCGCATCAAGGCCATGCCGTGGGCGCAGGTGCCAGTTACCTTCGCCGAGCCGTCCGAACGCGGTCACGGCCGCATTGAAACACGAACACTCAAGACACTGACCGCATCCCGCGGAATCGGGTTTCCCTACGCCAAGCAGATCGCCGAGGTCACCCGTGAACGGGTCGTGACTGCCACCGGTGTTCGCTCGATCGAGACTGTCTATGCCATCTGCAGTGTTGCGTTCGAACAGGCCCCACCCAAGCTGATCGCCTCCTGGCTGCGCCGGCACTGGGGCATCGAGAATTCGGTGCACTGGGTACGTGATGTCAGTTACGACGAGGACCGCTCGACCGTGCGCACCGGCACCGCGCCCCAAACCATGGCCGCTCTACGTAACACCGCCATGAATCTGCACCGCCTCGCCGGAGCCACCAACATTGCCGAAGCCTGCCGCACAACGGCATTCAGCAGCAACAACGCCCTGCAACTCTTCACGAATCCACATATCCCCAGCTCACAGGCATGCTAATCAACAACGCCGGAGCCCTGATCGCCCAGGCCATGATGACGCTGTCACATCTGACCAAGCGCGCCCCCATCCTCGGCATCGGGGCTGGCGAACGGATGAACATCGATCCCTACGGCCTGGACCCCTCCGATCCGGTCGGCCGCTTGGAGGAGGCGTTACAGATCATCCGTCAGTGCTTCTACGGGTCAGGACCGATCACGTTCTCCGGCAAGCACTTCAAGCTCGAGCGGGCGACGATGGACCTCAAACCGGCCAGCGGACGGACTCCGCAGATCTGGGTTGCCGGACACGGTCGGCGCATGCTGGGTTTGACGGGACGCTACGGGGACGGGTGGTATCCGACTGTCGTGGCCTCCCCCGACGAATACGCCACCAAACTGGAGGCCGTGCGGATCGCGGCCCGCAACGCCGGGCGCGACCCGGGCTCGATCGTGCCGGCCTTGCATCGCTTTCTGGTGGTCGGCCAAGCTGAATCAGAGGTGCGGGCCATGCTGGGCACCAAAGTGATTCGCGCGCTCGGGCTCATGGCACCGGCTGACTTGTGGCGACAGGCCGGGGTGGCGCACCCGTTCGGGGAGGATTTCAACCCCCTCGTCGACTTCGTGCCCGACCGCTATGACCGCCAGACGATGAACGACGCCATCGACGCTGTACCGAACGAGGTGTTGACCGAAGGACCGCTGCTGTGGGGCACCCCCGAGCAAGTGGTGGCGAAGCTTCGGTCATTCCGCGCAGCGGGCCTACGGCACGTGGTCCTGGCGCCGGTCTCAGGGTTGGTGTCCAGGCGTGCTGCCCTCTACAGCCTTCGGGCCACCGGCAAGATCGCCCGCGCGCTCGCCCACTGAGCCGTCGAGGCGGGCGATGAGTTCCGCGACCCGACCGAGCACGAGAGGGAGACATTCGTTGAACAGGAGGTGGTGATCGGTGTCGAACACGATCAGCTCTTTTGCGGGGGCAACGATTCGGGCGAAGACCTGCCGCGTGTAGTCCAGGCTGAACAAGGGGTCACCCCGGCCGGCGACGACCACGATGGGACATGTGATGGTGCCATTGCGGACGCCACTCATGTCGGCGGTCAGCAGGTCGGCCAGAAAGACAAGTGGGTAGGTACGCAGGCTCAGCGGGTCCATCAAGAATTGCTCGGCGGTCCAGGGCTCACGACAGACCCGAGTCATGTCGAGGTAGACGCTGAAGGAGATCGGTAGCCGGGGCACGAACTTGGCCAGCACCCGTAACCCTCGCATCGCCGGATGGTAGGCACCCTGCAGGAAGGGTGGAAACCGCGACACCGTGATGGAAGCGGGGAGTTCGGGATCGAGGATGTTGTGAGCCACCACGCCGGCCAGCTCACGGTCGCGTGTCGCGACGATCATCGCCAGCACTCCGCCTTGACTGGAGCCCACGACCACGGGCCATCGGCCGAATCGCGCACGTGCCCACGATGTTGCGTCCAGTGCGTTGGCGACCAGACTCTCCAAGCGCAGGAGCCGCCCAACGCGCGGGCTTTTGCCGTGGCTCTCGAGATGGACCCCCACGACGTTGATGCCCCGAGCGGCAAGGCCATCGCAGAACTCCTCATAGAACAGCGGATGGGTCATGGTTCCGGGCAGGAACACCACGACCGGTCCACCCGACTGGCCACGCCATACCGACAGCACTATCGGCACGCCGGAGGAGATGATTGTCGCCTCCTCGTAGCGCTCCGGATGCTCAACCTCGTTGCGCAGCCGCTGATATCTGTCGCGCATGTCGATCCCTCCGTCGTGGTCCCGCCGACCTCCACGCGGGCACATCGGCAACCCCAGGGTCCGCTTGCTTGGGTTACCAGCACCAGGGCCACAGGTCCCAGACCTGGTAGCCATTTATCATCTCGAAGAAGATGCCGCCCGCGGCGGTCGCCATGTATGTGTGGTCACGGCACGCCGACCCGCCCGCGAACACGTCTGGCATGTGGCCATCCCGATGTTGTTGGGCGAGCCGGGCTTCGTGGTGAACCTCGACGAGTTCGTCGAGGTTCGTCAGCGAAGGACACTTCGACCAGATCGGGCATCACCGGGCCGGCGAGCTGATCGCAGAATCGCACGAAATGCGCTCGACTCACGCGATTCTGCGTCTGCTCGACGTAGCAACCCGACCGCTACTGGATCTCGACCTGGCGCAACTCGCGCTTGAGGATCTTGCCGGTGGGGTTGCGCGGCAGCTCGGCCAGGAAGACCACCTCACGCGGAACCTTGTAGCGCGCAAGGTGTTCGCGCACATAGTTCTTGATGGCCTCTTCGGTGACCTCGGCCTCCCCCTTGAGGACCACGAAGGCCCGCAGCCGCGCGCCCCACTCCGGGTCCTCGACCCCCAGGGCGGTCGCCTCGATGACCTCGGGATGGCCGCTGATGAGATCCTCGACCTCGGCCGGGAAGATGTTCTCGCCGCCGGAGACGATCATCTCGTCATCGCGGCCACTGACGAACAACAGCCCGTTGTGGTCGAAATAACCGACGTCACCGGAGGAGAGCAGACCGTCGATGATCTGTTTGTTGCCGCCACCGGTGTAGCCCTCGAACGGGAAGCTGGTGCCGACGAAGATGCGGCCCACCTCGCCCTGCGGAACCTCTTTGCCGTTGTTGTCGAGAATCTTGATCTTGGTGCCCCTGACAACCGATCCCACCGTGGCGGGGTTCTTCTGCAGCTCCGCCGGCCCCGCGATCGTAGCGAGCGCGACTTCCGTTGAGCCGTAAAGGTTGTAGATCACCGGTCCGAGGGCCTTGAGCGCGCGGGTCGCGAGCTCGGCGCCGAGCTGCGAGCCGGACACGAACACGATCCGCAACGATGACAGGTCGGGCTTGGTGTCCATCTTCTCCAGGGCGTCCAGCATCCGGGAGAGCATCACCGGAACCACCACGATCGCCGTCACCCCATGCTTGGGAATGTCCTCAAGCACGGTGGCCGGCTTGAACCGCCGATGCAACACCAGCGTCGTCCCCATGGTCAGCGCGATCGTCGAATGCAGGTAGCCCAGTGCGTGGAACATCGGCGCCGGCACCGAGGTCACCTCACCGGCCTTGAACGGCACGCTGGAGAGCACACCGCCGATCGGGGCCAGCGTCGGCGGGGCGTGCCGGGTCGCCCCCTTCGGCGCGCCGGTGGTCCCGCTGGTGAGGATGACGATCGACGATCGCTTGGTGGCCTTCGGTGCCGGTGCGGTGCCGCTGCGGGCGATGAGTTCGGCCAGGGTCTCGTCGGTGCTGCCGGACGGCTCGACTTTGTCCGGGTTGGTGCCCAGCGCCCGCAGCTTGCCCAGCGGCGGTGAGGACAGCTTGACGGCCTCGGTGTACTCGTCGTCGTAGATGATCAGCCGAGCGCCCTCACGCTCGGCGACGTCTCTGATCTGGGGCCCGGAGAACTCGGTGTTGAGCATGATCGTGCGCGCGCCGACACGGGCGCAGCCGTAGTTGGCGATGACGAACCAACGGTGGTTGCGCGCCAGGATCGCGACCCCGTCGCCGCCCTTGACACCCATCGCCAGCAGACCGTTGGCCACCGCATTGGCCGCGTCGTCGAGTTCCTGGAACGTCAGGGAGCCCTCGTCGTCGATGACGGCCAGCCGGGTGGGTGTGCGGCGCGCGTTGAGCGCGGGCACCATTCCGATCTCACCCCAGCGGCGGATATCGGCGACCATCCCCGCCAGGTTCTGGGGCGGCTCGAGCCGGAACGCCCCGGATTCGATCATCTTCTGCAGGTAGTGCAGCTCCGCGGCACCCCGTTCGGCAAGGTGCTGAGCTTTCGCCAGGGCCTTGGCGGGCAGGTCGAGGAGACTGGACATGCCCGCCACCTTAGTGTGACTCAGGTCGCAGACCGAGCGGAATGCGCACGTAAGTAGCATGGGTCCATGGAGGTCGACGGCCGCCAGGTCACCATCAGTCATCCGGACAAAGTGGTCTTCCCGGGCGCCGACGGCCGGAACCCGGTCACCAAGCTCGACCTGATCAACTACTACCTGGCTATCGCGGAAGGCGCGCTGCGCGGTGTGGCGGACCGGCCGATGATCCTCAAGCGGTTCGTCAAGGGCATCATCGAGGAAGCGATCTTCCAGAAGCGCGCGCCGGAGAAGCGCCCGGACTGGATCAAGGTCGCCGAGTTGCGCTACGCGCGGGGAACCTCGGCCAAGGAAGCGGTGATCCGCGAGGCCGCCGGTCTGGTGTGGGCGGTCAACCTCGGCTGCGTCGACTTCAACCCGCACCCCGTGCGCTCCGGCGACCTCGACCATCCCGACGAACTGCGCATCGACCTCGATCCGATGCCCGGCGTGGACTGGCCGCAGATCCTCGATGTCGCACAGGTGGCGCGCGAAGTGCTCGAGGACCACGGTCTGACGGCCTGGCCGAAGACGTCGGGCTCGCGCGGGTTCCACATCTATGCCCGCATCGCCCCGCACTGGCCGTTCAAGCGGGTTCGACTGGCCGCCGAGACGGTGGCCCGCGAGGTCGAACGCCGTGCCCCGGAGCTGGCCACCAGCCGGTGGTGGAAGGAAGACCGGCAGGGCGTGTTCGTCGACTTCAACCAGAACGCCAAGGACCGCACGGTCGCCTCGGCCTATTCGGTGCGGGCGACTCCGGACGCCCGGGTTTCGACACCACTGACGTGGGACGAGGTCCCCGGCTGCCGGCCCGAGGCGCTCACCATCGCCACGGTGCCGGGCCGCTTCGCCGAACGCGGTGACCCCTGGGCCGCGATGGACGACGCCGTCGGTTCACTGGACGGGTTGCTGCGGCTGGCCGAGGAACTCGGGCCGGCCGAAAAGCCGCCGAAGGGCAGCAAGCCGCTTATCGCGGTCGCCCGCACCAAGACCCGCGGTGAGGCGATGGCTGCACTAGACCTCTGGCGATCGCGATACCCGAAGGCCGCGGCGCAGCTGCAACCGACCGACATCCTGGTCGACGGAATGCGCGGACCCAGCTCGATCTGGTACCGCATCCGCATCAACCTCGAGCACGTCCCGGCGCCGCAGCGCCCGCCGCAGGAGGAGCTGATCGCGGACTACAGCCCTTGGGAAGGGCACTCAGGCCGTGCCGAACATTGACAACATGAACCGCTTCTCGCGGCGCTCCG is drawn from Candidatus Mycolicibacterium alkanivorans and contains these coding sequences:
- a CDS encoding SAM-dependent methyltransferase, yielding MRSDNDTWDITTSVGSTALLVAAARALEAQKPDPLAVDSYAEVFCRAAGGPWAALLDGAAPEHPLQTPDFGRHFVNFQAARTRFFDAYFRDVTAAGVRQIVLLAAGLDSRPYRLEWAPGAIVFELDQPQVLDFRRETLAAHGDAPKAERREVAVDLRDEWPQALRDSGFRPDEPSAWIAEGLLVYLPATAQAQLFTGIDSLAASGSHVGIEEGRPMDNAAFSAKREEGKEIPDHRGEWWQMIYNEQHAPAAQWFSDRSWTATETTLSDYLISNGRAVPPPEADESNMIDSVRLVRAVKN
- a CDS encoding threonine aldolase family protein, encoding MDRVPAVSSAFASDNAAPAHPKALEAILAANHGTIPSYGSDPITQRAADRIKETFASPAADVLFTFTGTGANIIALASAVRPWHEILCSDVAHALLDEAGGPVLVSGASLLALPSDDGIIDPALLDRRITRRGDVHHSQPRIVTITQSTENGRVWQPDAIAEFVDHAHDLDLLVHVDGARVANAIAALGVPPAQAVGDADIVTIGGTKNGMLFGDAILVRRPEHFTGIEFVQKQIGHLASKHRYVSAQFDAMLADGAWLRAAAHANAMAARLSAGITSLGLHLSSPTEANEVFVDLPFEALTAVREHFAVHAPDPHKPAVRFVCSWATTDDDVDAALRALSEAQDRII
- a CDS encoding phenylacetate--CoA ligase family protein; this translates as MKAFGVAWDAWRTTHGGAGAVAARQPPRLQALVAHARTHSGFYAEHYRGVPDGPVSLAALPSLPAVSKAELMARFDEWVTDPRLTRTGVSAFVADPANIGRDLFGEYVVFTTSGSTAEPALLIQDRRAMAVMFGLTYARSAGVLPPGLLLRVLGRGARQAAVFATGGHFVSTVMFERRLRAHPVRRRYSRFFSVLDPLPELVANLNEFQPVLLGTYASALSVLIGEQEAGRLNIHPLVISSGGELLLPSVRQRAREVFGCTVTETYNASEATPLSLPCRVGNLHLNTDWYLVEPIDASGEVVPAGQRSDSLLLTNLANYVQPLIRYEMGDSVVIGADPCPCGSPLPTVTPEGRTDELLKLPAREGGEVVLIPMAIATVVEETPGVLRYQILQTAPAGLTIRFDEDASSDRSTVWTEVNRRLTGFIAAQGAGPVTIELADQRPEVNSRNGKLRHVVRAIRR
- a CDS encoding cation transporting ATPase C-terminal domain-containing protein, with translation MVFEAEQIDPKVMDASPRGVDEPIFGPRVLAIACRQGASVLATTICVYPWAMWSHHGDDVVRSVTFATLLIGNVALILVNRFWRLTMWRTFRERRNAAHKWIFAGAPAFLILILTVPALRHAFNFSPLPPLGWLIAVGAGVSGVAWFEIYKAVATRRPKVV
- a CDS encoding LLM class flavin-dependent oxidoreductase — its product is MKKVPAVSVGLQIGTQPPLSALRAFLLGARVMRLDSVMVIDHFQNIFPTAIWDRELTWLAAQRSTPHEFFDYQVLLGHLASRVGSLRVGVGVTEPIRRHPLVIAQAGLRRC
- a CDS encoding ISAs1 family transposase — its product is MPALSVSPVDSITEALARWQSGERVRVLRTELLDVLAQVPDPRDARGVRYSLMALLAVAILATAAGMRSYAGFATWAASAPQDVLAQLGIRYRRPSEKTFRTVLSRLDAADLDRRLGAYFTALAVAQSAAGDALLVVALDGKTLRGARRAGAAAVHVVSVFAHHARLVLGQLAVADKSNEIPCVRALLRLFGHVRLLVTIDAMHTQTKTAKLICSTLKSHYLMTVKSNQPSLLARIKAMPWAQVPVTFAEPSERGHGRIETRTLKTLTASRGIGFPYAKQIAEVTRERVVTATGVRSIETVYAICSVAFEQAPPKLIASWLRRHWGIENSVHWVRDVSYDEDRSTVRTGTAPQTMAALRNTAMNLHRLAGATNIAEACRTTAFSSNNALQLFTNPHIPSSQAC
- a CDS encoding LLM class flavin-dependent oxidoreductase, translated to MLINNAGALIAQAMMTLSHLTKRAPILGIGAGERMNIDPYGLDPSDPVGRLEEALQIIRQCFYGSGPITFSGKHFKLERATMDLKPASGRTPQIWVAGHGRRMLGLTGRYGDGWYPTVVASPDEYATKLEAVRIAARNAGRDPGSIVPALHRFLVVGQAESEVRAMLGTKVIRALGLMAPADLWRQAGVAHPFGEDFNPLVDFVPDRYDRQTMNDAIDAVPNEVLTEGPLLWGTPEQVVAKLRSFRAAGLRHVVLAPVSGLVSRRAALYSLRATGKIARALAH
- a CDS encoding alpha/beta hydrolase, producing MRDRYQRLRNEVEHPERYEEATIISSGVPIVLSVWRGQSGGPVVVFLPGTMTHPLFYEEFCDGLAARGINVVGVHLESHGKSPRVGRLLRLESLVANALDATSWARARFGRWPVVVGSSQGGVLAMIVATRDRELAGVVAHNILDPELPASITVSRFPPFLQGAYHPAMRGLRVLAKFVPRLPISFSVYLDMTRVCREPWTAEQFLMDPLSLRTYPLVFLADLLTADMSGVRNGTITCPIVVVAGRGDPLFSLDYTRQVFARIVAPAKELIVFDTDHHLLFNECLPLVLGRVAELIARLDGSVGERAGDLAGGPKAVEGSTPGHQP
- the fadD2 gene encoding long-chain-fatty-acid--CoA ligase FadD2, which codes for MSSLLDLPAKALAKAQHLAERGAAELHYLQKMIESGAFRLEPPQNLAGMVADIRRWGEIGMVPALNARRTPTRLAVIDDEGSLTFQELDDAANAVANGLLAMGVKGGDGVAILARNHRWFVIANYGCARVGARTIMLNTEFSGPQIRDVAEREGARLIIYDDEYTEAVKLSSPPLGKLRALGTNPDKVEPSGSTDETLAELIARSGTAPAPKATKRSSIVILTSGTTGAPKGATRHAPPTLAPIGGVLSSVPFKAGEVTSVPAPMFHALGYLHSTIALTMGTTLVLHRRFKPATVLEDIPKHGVTAIVVVPVMLSRMLDALEKMDTKPDLSSLRIVFVSGSQLGAELATRALKALGPVIYNLYGSTEVALATIAGPAELQKNPATVGSVVRGTKIKILDNNGKEVPQGEVGRIFVGTSFPFEGYTGGGNKQIIDGLLSSGDVGYFDHNGLLFVSGRDDEMIVSGGENIFPAEVEDLISGHPEVIEATALGVEDPEWGARLRAFVVLKGEAEVTEEAIKNYVREHLARYKVPREVVFLAELPRNPTGKILKRELRQVEIQ